From the Maniola jurtina chromosome Z, ilManJurt1.1, whole genome shotgun sequence genome, one window contains:
- the LOC123880617 gene encoding gamma-aminobutyric acid receptor subunit beta isoform X3, with product MEDFTLDFYFRQFWTDPRLGYKKRPGVETLSVGSNFVKNIWVPDTFFVNEKQSYFHIATTSNEFIRIHYSGSITRSIRLTITASCPMNLQYFPMDRQLCHIEIESFGYTMRDIRYKWNEGPNSVGVSSEVSLPQFKVLGHRQRAMEISLTTGNYSRLACEIQFVRSMGYYLIQIYIPSGLIVIISWVSFWLNRNATPARVALGVTTVLTMTTLMSSTNAALPKISYVKSIDVYLGTCFVMVFASLLEYATVGYMAKRIQMRKQRFVAIQKIASEKKMPMDCPPVSDTHTLSKMSTLGRCPPARPSEVRFKVHDPKAHSKGGTLENTINGGRGAEEDNPGPPPHILHPGKDISKLLGMTPSDIDKYSRIVFPVCFVCFNLMYWIIYLHVSDVVADDLVLLEED from the exons GACTTCACGCTGGACTTCTACTTCAGACAGTTCTGGACAGACCCGCGGCTGGGTTACAAAAAAAGGCCAGGCGTTGAGACGCTGTCAGTAGGGAGCAATTTTGTCAAAAACATTTGGGTTCCTGACACATTTTTTGTAAATGAAAAACAATCGTACTTCCACATAGCAACTACTAGCAACGAATTTATACGTATTCACTATTCAGGCTCTATCACTAGGAGTATCAG ATTAACTATAACCGCATCATGTCCCATGAATCTTCAGTACTTCCCCATGGATCGTCAACTGTGCCACATAGAAATAGAGAGTT TCGGCTACACCATGCGGGACATCCGGTACAAGTGGAACGAGGGGCCCAACTCTGTCGGAGTGTCGAGCGAGGTGTCGCTCCCGCAGTTCAAGGTGCTCGGCCATCGCCAGCGAGCCATGGAGATCTCCCTCACGACAG GAAATTACTCGAGACTGGCTTGTGAAATACAGTTCGTTCGGTCCATGGGGTACTATCTGATCCAAATTTATATTCCGTCTGGGTTGATTGTTATTATATCATGGGTATCTTTTTGGTTAAACCGAAATGCCACTCCAGCCCGAGTAGCGCTGGGAGTGACCACTGTGTTGACTATGACCACTCTGATGTCGTCAACAAATGCTGCTCTACCAAAAATTTCTTACGTGAAATCTATTGACGTCTACCTGGGGACGTGCTTCGTGATGGTCTTCGCCagtttattag AGTACGCGACGGTTGGTTATATGGCTAAAAGAATACAAATGAGAAAACAAAGATTCGTAGCCATACAGAAAATAGCTTCCGAAAAAAAGATGCCTATGGATTGCCCCCCGGTTAGCGATACTCACACGCTGTCCAAAATGAGCACTTTAGGGAGATGTCCTCCAGCCAGACCTTCA GAGGTCCGTTTCAAAGTGCACGATCCAAAAGCTCATTCAAAGGGTGGGACATTAGAAAATACAATAAATGGTGGCAGAGGTGCGGAGGAAGACAATCCTGGCCCACCACCACATATCCTGCATCCTGGAAAG GACATCAGTAAGCTACTGGGAATGACGCCTTCAGACATCGACAAGTACTCGCGCATCGTGTTTCCAGTCTGCTTCGTGTGCTTTAATCTTATGTATTGGATCATTTATCTTCACGTTTCTGACGTCGTGGCTGATGATCTGGTTCTTCTGGAAGAGGATTAA